GGGCCGTGGTCGCGACGACCTGCTCCGCGGTCAGCTCGAAGCCCAGCTCGCGGCCCTTGAGCTCGATCGACGCGCGACCCGCCATGTCGGAGACCAGCAGCCTCATGTCGTTGCCGACGCCCTCGGGGTCCATGTGCTGGTAGAGGTTCGGGTCGACCTTGATGGCGCTCGCGTGCAGGCCGGCCTTGTGCGCGAAGGCGGAGACGCCGACGTACGGCTGGCGCGAGGACGGCGGCACGTTGGTGACCTCCGCGACCGCGTGCGCGATCCGGGTGGCGTCGCGCAGCAGGCCGGCCGGAAGCACCTGCTTGTCGAGCTTCAGCTCCAGGTTGGCGACGACGTTGATCAGGTCGGCGTTGCCGGTGCGCTCGCCGTACCCGTTGATGCAGCCCTGGACGTGGGTGGCGCCGGCGTCCACGGCGGCCAGGCTGTTCGCGACGGCGCAGCCGGTGTCGTTGTGGGCGTGGATGCCGATCCGACCTCCGGTGCTGGAGACCACGTCGTGCACCACGTCGCTGACCCAGTTCGGCAGCATGCCGCCGTTGGTGTCGCAGAGTGCAGCCACCTCGGCGCCGGCCTCGAAGGCGGTCCGCAGCACCTCGAGCGCGTAGTCCCGGTTGTCGCGGTAACCGTTGAAGAAGTGCTCGGCGTCCAGGAACACCCGCTGCCCCTCGGCGGTCAGGTGCGAGACGGTGTCGCGGACCATCGCGAGGTTCTCCTCCAGCGTGGTCCGCAGCGCGAGCTCGACGTGCCGGTCGTGCGACTTCGCGACCAGCGTCACGACCGAGGCGCCCGAGTCGCGCAGGGCTGCGACCAGCGGGTCGTCCGCGGCCTTCACCCCCGCACGCCGGGTGGCGCCGAACGCTGCGAGCTGCGCATTCTGCAGCTTCAGCTCCTCACGTGCCTTGGCGAAGAACTCGGTGTCCTTCGGGTTCGCGCCCGGCCAGCCACCCTCGATGAAGCCGACCCCGAGGCCGTCGATGTGCCGCGCGATGGCCAGCTTGTCCGCGACCGAGAGGTTCAGCCCCTCCTGCTGCGCTCCGTCGCGCAGGGTCGTGTCGTAGACGTGGAACGCGTCCGAGGTGGTCATCAGGCTGGTCCTTCGGTGGGTCGGTCGGGACAAACAAAAAACCTCCCGCTGGACGAGAGGTTGGCGCGGCGGGGGCCCGATCTTCGCGGGCTTCCGTCGCGCTAGACGATAATGATGGTGGCGGAGTGCACATGAGGAGTCTGCCACACGGCACTGTCGATGTCCGAAGAGGAGTCCCATGACGCTGTACCGGAGAACCGAGTGACGCGGGCGCTGGTGCTCGGCGGCGGCGGCGTGACCGGTGTCGCCTGGGAGCTCGGGGTCGTGGAAGGGCTGCGGCGGGCGGGCGTCGACCTCGGCGACGCCGACGTCGTCTTCGGCACCTCGGCGGGCTCGGTCGTCGGCACCCGGCTGCGCCTGGGCACGATCGCGGAGGCCTTCGAGGAGCAGCTCGCGGACGCCAGCGGCGAGATCGCCGCCAAGATCGGAACGCGCACGATGATCAAGCTGGTCGTGATGATGTCGCGCCGCACCGACGAGGCGACCAAGTTCAAGAAGATCGGCAAGGCCTCGCGGGAGACGAAGACCGTCACCGCCGCCGAGCGCCGTGAGGTGATCCGCACCCGCGTCGGTGACCCGGAGTGGCCCGCGGGCGACCTTCGGATCACCGCGATCGACATCGACAACGGCCGCCTCGAGATCTTCGACCGCACCTCGGGGGTCTCCGTCCTCGACGCCGTCTCCGCCAGCTGCGCCGTGCCGCTCGTGTGGCCTCCGGTGACGATCAACGGCACCACGTACGTCGACGGCGGCGCCCGGTCCCCGGTGAACGCCGACCTCGCCGGTGGCGGTGACGTCGCGGTGGTCATCGCCCCGATGCCGGACGCGGTGTCCAAGGAGCACCACCTCGACAAGCAACTCGAGCGCGCAGGCTTCGACGCCCACGTCTCGGTGGTCCCGGACAAGGACGCGACCGAGGAGATGGGCTCCAACTCGCTCGACCCGACCCGCCGGAGGCCGTCCGCCGAGGCAGGGCTCCGCCAAGGCCTCGCAGCGGCCGGAGCCGTCGCCGCGCTGTGGAACCGGTGAGGCCTACTCGGCTTTGGTGACCTGGTGCATCCAGCCGAAGACGTCCGGCGTGCGGCCGTACTGGATGTCGACGAGCGCGGCGCGGATCTCGTTGGTGAAGTCTCCGGGCTCCGCCGAACCCCGGACCTCGCCGCCCGCCCACTTCAACGTACCGACGGGCGTCACGACGGCCGCGGTGCCGCAGGCGAAGACCTCGACGATCTCACCCGACGCCACGCCGTCGCGCCACTCGTCGATGGAGAACTTACGCTCCTCCACGGTGCGGCCGGACTTCCGGGCGAGCTCGATGATCGCCGAGCGGGTGATGCCCTCCAGGATGGTGCCGGTCTCCGGGGTGACGATGTGGCCGTCGGCGAACACGAAGTACATGTTCATCCCGCCGAGCTCCTCGACGTACTTGCCCTCGGCGCCGTCGAGGAAGACGACCTGGTCGCAGCCCTGGCCGATGGCCTCCTGCTGGGCGACGAGCGAGCTGGCGTAGTTGCCACCGGTCTTGGCGGCACCCATCCCACCGCGGCCGGCCCGGGTGTACTCCTCGGTCAGCCAGAGGGTCAGCGGCTTCACGCCGCCCTTGAAGTACGCGCCCGCCGGCGAGGCGATCACCATGAAGGTGACGTGCTGGGACGGGCGGACACCGAGGAACGCCTCCGTGGCGATCATGAACGGGCGGATGTAGAGACTCTTCTCCGAGCCCGACTCCGGCACCCAGCGCTGGTCGACCTCGACGAGCGCGTCGACGGCCTGGACGAAGTCCTCCGGTTCGAGCACGGGCAGGGCGAGGCGGTGCGAGGACCGCTTCATCCGGTCGGCATTCGCATCCGGACGGAACGTCCAGATCGAGTCGTCGGCGTGCCGGTAGGCCTTCATGCCCTCGAAGGTCTCCTGGGCGTAGTGCAGCACCGCCGTGGCGGGATCCAGCGTCAGCGGCCCGTACGCCGTGATGCGCGCGTCGTGCCAGCCCTTCTCGGGGGTCCACTCGACGGTGAACATGTGGTCGGTGAAGTGCGTGCCGAAGCCTGGGTCGGCCAGGATCTCGGCAACCTCCGCGGCGGAGCGCGGCTGGGCCGAGGGGACGATCGAGATGTCCAGAGTCATGACGTCACGTTATCTCTCTGTGTCGGATTGCAGAACAGGGGTGAGCGGTCGTTAACCCCGAGCTGCGCCTCGACCAGGAGCGCAGCTCAGCCGGCTACTCGGGCAGCGACGCGGTCGCCGATCTCCGAGGTGCTCAGGGCGACGCCGGGCTCGCGGGCGTCGAGGTCCGCGATCACCGCATCCTCGATCTTCGTGGCCACGTCCGTCATCCCGAGGTGGTCGAACATCAGCGAGACCGAGAGGATCGCCGCGGTCGGGTCCGCCTTCTGCTGGCCGGCGATGTCGGGCGCCGAACCGTGCACGGGCTCGAACATCGACGGAGCCGTGCGGTCCGGGTTGATGTTTCCGCTCGCGGCGACGCCGATGCCCCCGGTCACCGCGGCGGCCAGGTCGGTGATGATGTCGCCGAACAGGTTGTCGGTGACGATCACGTCGAAGCGCGCCGGGTCGGTGGTCATGTAGATCATCGCGGCGTCGATGTGCATGTAGTCGGTGGTCACCTCGGGGTACTCCGCGGCGACCGACTGGAACAGGCGCCACCAGACCGAGCCGGCGTTGACCAGCACGTTGGTCTTGTGGACCAGGGTGAGCTTCTTGCGCGGACGACGCTGCGCACGGGCGAAGGCGTCGCGGACGACCCGCTCGACGCCGAAGGCCGTGTTCACCGAGACCTCGGTAGCGACCTCCTGCGGCGTACCGACGCGGAGTGCACCGCCGTTGCCGGTGTAGGGACCCTCGGTGCCCTCACGGACGACCACGAAGTCGACCTCGCCCGGGTGGGCCAGCGGGGAGACCGAGCCCGGGAAGATGCGCGACGGGCGCAGGTTCACGTAGTGGTCGAGCTCGAAGCGCAGCCGCAGCAGCAGGCCGCGCTCCAGGATGCCCGGGGGCAGGTTCGGGTCGTTCGGCTTGCCGCCGACGGCACCGAGGAGGATCACGTCGTGCGCACGGATCTCCTCGAGCACGGTGTCCGGGAGCACCTCACCGGTGGCGAGGTAGCGCTCGGCACCCAGGTCGTACCGGGTCGGCTCGAACTTCACGTCCGACGGGGTCACTGCTTCCAGCACCTTGAGCGCTTCGGCAGTGACCTCGGTCCCGATCCCGTCGCCGGGGATGACAGCAAGCTTGAGGGAAGACATGCGGGCGATGCTAGTTGTCGTCGGGGCGCGGCCCGCCGTTGTCTCGCAGGTCAAGAGCGGTCTGCAGTGCCAAGCGCTGAGCGCGCTGGTTGGCCGGGCTCTCCGGGTCGTGCTTGGCCGGGCCCCATTCGGGATACATCTCGTA
The DNA window shown above is from Marmoricola sp. OAE513 and carries:
- the cimA gene encoding citramalate synthase codes for the protein MTTSDAFHVYDTTLRDGAQQEGLNLSVADKLAIARHIDGLGVGFIEGGWPGANPKDTEFFAKAREELKLQNAQLAAFGATRRAGVKAADDPLVAALRDSGASVVTLVAKSHDRHVELALRTTLEENLAMVRDTVSHLTAEGQRVFLDAEHFFNGYRDNRDYALEVLRTAFEAGAEVAALCDTNGGMLPNWVSDVVHDVVSSTGGRIGIHAHNDTGCAVANSLAAVDAGATHVQGCINGYGERTGNADLINVVANLELKLDKQVLPAGLLRDATRIAHAVAEVTNVPPSSRQPYVGVSAFAHKAGLHASAIKVDPNLYQHMDPEGVGNDMRLLVSDMAGRASIELKGRELGFELTAEQVVATTARVKDLELQGYTFDAADASFELLLVGEVEGARPTYFEVESWRVITDSSPEDEASSEATVKLRAGGERLVVTGEGNGPVNALDHALRQAIEQLYPEVVKFELIDYKVRIVDQGHGTDAITRVLIETTDGESSWVTVGVGHNVIEASWEALIDGLTFGLRRHGA
- a CDS encoding patatin-like phospholipase family protein; this encodes MTRALVLGGGGVTGVAWELGVVEGLRRAGVDLGDADVVFGTSAGSVVGTRLRLGTIAEAFEEQLADASGEIAAKIGTRTMIKLVVMMSRRTDEATKFKKIGKASRETKTVTAAERREVIRTRVGDPEWPAGDLRITAIDIDNGRLEIFDRTSGVSVLDAVSASCAVPLVWPPVTINGTTYVDGGARSPVNADLAGGGDVAVVIAPMPDAVSKEHHLDKQLERAGFDAHVSVVPDKDATEEMGSNSLDPTRRRPSAEAGLRQGLAAAGAVAALWNR
- a CDS encoding branched-chain amino acid aminotransferase, whose product is MTLDISIVPSAQPRSAAEVAEILADPGFGTHFTDHMFTVEWTPEKGWHDARITAYGPLTLDPATAVLHYAQETFEGMKAYRHADDSIWTFRPDANADRMKRSSHRLALPVLEPEDFVQAVDALVEVDQRWVPESGSEKSLYIRPFMIATEAFLGVRPSQHVTFMVIASPAGAYFKGGVKPLTLWLTEEYTRAGRGGMGAAKTGGNYASSLVAQQEAIGQGCDQVVFLDGAEGKYVEELGGMNMYFVFADGHIVTPETGTILEGITRSAIIELARKSGRTVEERKFSIDEWRDGVASGEIVEVFACGTAAVVTPVGTLKWAGGEVRGSAEPGDFTNEIRAALVDIQYGRTPDVFGWMHQVTKAE
- a CDS encoding 3-isopropylmalate dehydrogenase gives rise to the protein MSSLKLAVIPGDGIGTEVTAEALKVLEAVTPSDVKFEPTRYDLGAERYLATGEVLPDTVLEEIRAHDVILLGAVGGKPNDPNLPPGILERGLLLRLRFELDHYVNLRPSRIFPGSVSPLAHPGEVDFVVVREGTEGPYTGNGGALRVGTPQEVATEVSVNTAFGVERVVRDAFARAQRRPRKKLTLVHKTNVLVNAGSVWWRLFQSVAAEYPEVTTDYMHIDAAMIYMTTDPARFDVIVTDNLFGDIITDLAAAVTGGIGVAASGNINPDRTAPSMFEPVHGSAPDIAGQQKADPTAAILSVSLMFDHLGMTDVATKIEDAVIADLDAREPGVALSTSEIGDRVAARVAG